Proteins encoded by one window of Electrophorus electricus isolate fEleEle1 chromosome 17, fEleEle1.pri, whole genome shotgun sequence:
- the LOC113573287 gene encoding C3a anaphylatoxin chemotactic receptor yields MNDTNYFDYSFPPWECFDTQKERNSVREVSLFFYCLTCVLGVPGNGLVVWIAGVKLKRTVNTAWFFNLAIADLLCCLSIPFTVADILLENHWPYGSVMCKVLPTIIVLNMFASVFTLNFISLDRFVQVVKPVWAQNNRSLRLAWGCCVMAWLMAFLLSLPTMILRNTEDFCNSTICTFTYSSETEGRNSTEADGLDQYRSLTVTRFVFGFLLPLLCIVVCYALIAWKVSSSQFRSGRAFQIMLAVVVAFFLSWLPYHVVGLVDVYGGEQVSEQARAVDPLVISFAYVNSCMNPVLYVFMGHDFKERIKLSLRRVFEKAFSEDGPNSTLNSKGLQSRATNSSEAQL; encoded by the coding sequence ATGAACGATACCAACTACTTTGACTATTCGTTCCCTCCGTGGGAGTGTTTTGACACTCAGAAGGAGAGAAATTCTGTCAGAGAGGTGTCACTCTTCTTCTACTGTCTGACCTGTGTGCTCGGAGTCCCTGGAAATGGCCTAGTTGTATGGATTGCTGGAGTGAAGTTGAAGAGGACAGTGAACACTGCTTGGTTCTTTAACCTGGCAATCGCTGACCTCCTGTGCTGTCTCTCCATTCCATTCACTGTTGCAGACATTCTATTAGAAAACCACTGGCCATACGGAAGCGTCATGTGCAAAGTCCTACCCACCATCATTGTTCTCAACATGTTTGCCAGCGTCTTCACCCTGAACTTCATTAGTCTGGACCGCTTCGTCCAGGTTGTTAAGCCAGTTTGGGCTCAGAATAATCGTAGCCTTAGGCTGGCTTGGGGGTGCTGTGTCATGGCCTGGCTAATGGCCTTTCTCCTCAGCCTGCCTACCATGATCCTGAGGAATACTGAAGACTTCTGCAACAGTACCATCTGCACATTCACTTACAGCAGCGAGACCGAGGGTAGGAACAGCACCGAAGCCGATGGCTTGGATCAGTACAGATCGTTAACTGTGACCAGGTTTGTCTTTGGCTTCCTGTTACCTCTTTTGTGCATCGTGGTGTGCTATGCCCTCATTGCCTGGAAGGTGAGCAGCAGCCAGTTCCGCTCCGGGAGGGCATTCCAGATCATGCTGGCTGTCGTGGTGGCCTTTTTCCTATCCTGGTTACCCTACCATGTGGTGGGCTTGGTAGATGTGTATGGGGGGGAGCAGGTCTCTGAGCAAGCCCGTGCAGTAGACCCACTGGTCATCTCTTTTGCATACGTAAACAGCTGCATGAATCCTGTACTATATGTGTTTATGGGGCACGATTTCAAAGAGAGGATTAAGCTGTCTCTGAGACGGGTCTTTGAGAAGGCATTCAGTGAAGATGGCCCAAACTCTACATTAAACTCCAAAGGACTTCAGTCCCGTGCCACCAACTCCTCCGAGGCACAGCTGTGA